The genome window TCCGAGGTCCGCCTGGTTTTCCACCACAGATTCTTGCAGGCCCTCAGGATGGGTCGACCCGCAGTGCAGGTTGGTGTTCAGGCCATCCGGCTGGGCATTGATGGGAACGAAGTCAACGTTCATGTCCGCAAAGAGGTTCGGCACAAACCCGCTCGTGGCCCCGTTAGCAGCGTCCACGACCACTTTGAGGCCGCTCAAATCGGTCGAAACGGTCTGTTCCAGGAAGGAAGTGTACTTCAATGCCCCCTCATGGTAGTCGGCCACCATCCCCAAGCCTTCATCAGACGGCCGTGGCAGGGTGTCTTCCGGGGCGTCAAGCAGCTGTTCAATCTCGTATTCCAGTTCATCAGACAGCTTAAAGCCGTCCCCACCAAAATACTTAATCCCGTTGTACTTAATCGGGTTGTGGCTAGCGGTGATCATGACTCCCGCGTCCGCGTCCTGAGCCCGGACCAGGTATGCTACTCCCGGAGTCGTGACCACACCGAGCCGGAGGACTTCAATTCCAACGGATAGCAGGCCGGCGACCAGGGCATTTTCCAGCATTTGACCAGAAATCCGGGTGTCCCGTGCCACTAGGACTTGGGGCTGCTTCCGGTCTGAATGACGGGTCAAGACGTAACCTCCCGCCCGGCCAACCCGAAAGGCCAGTTCGGGGCTCAAGTCTTTATTTGCCACCCCACGAACACCATCTGTACCAAAATATTTAAGTTTCATCATTTTTCTCCTTTAATCGTTTGTTGAATACGAACTGCTGTCGGCATCGCTGTCAGCAGTCTGATTATTCCCCCGGCTAGTCGAAGCTGAATTGCTCGACCGGGAGTCGCTTGTGCTATCGCTGCTCGATGCTGAATCATTGCCCCGGCTAACCGGAATCGTGACGCCAGTTACCTTCGGCATGATGACCACGTTCAGCGTCTGGCCGTTCTTATCAACCGCCTGCAGGGTCACCTGCCGTTGGAAGGTTCCCTTAGCGTCATTTGGAACTGCCACGAAAGCAATTACCCGGCTGACCCGGTTGACCTCTTCCCGCGAGCCAGTTACCTGGACCACGTCAGTATCAATCCGTGGGCGGCCAACCGTATAGCCATTTTCGAGGTCGTGGTTGCTCAACCGGACGTCCACTCGCATATTGATTGTCTTGCGGGGCTGGATATTAACCTTAATATACCGTGGCTCGGTCACCGCGTGCAAGTCTGAATTAAGGCCGCTGGTCTTCACCGCCACCCGGTGCTCTCCTGGTGCAAGGTCATTCAAGTCAGCATACACCCGAAAATTCTGGGTATTGCTCGTCGTCGTGACTAAGGCGGACGGCCCGCTGACCTTAACCTTCACGTACTGGGGGTAGCCGGTCACAACGTAGCGGTCGTTATCAACCGTAATGTTGAGCGGCATTCGAATGCTAGCTGTCCGGTCGGACATCAAGGCACTGTTTTCATTGCTATCCCGGGTGTTTTGCCGGAGGAAACCGTTTTTGCTCCCGTTCACGTAAATAAACAGGAAAATCGCCAGAATCAGCGAGAGCAAACGCAGCACCCACCGTCGGCTAAAGATTCCATCATTATTTCTGTTCATGACGGCCACCTCCCCGACGTCCAAACTTAGCATAGAGCTTAGTCAGCAAATTATCCCTGTGCTGGGGCTCGTGCTTGTAGAGCTGGGCCCGCAGGAACTTCAGGTAGTCACTCTGCGACATATTGCGAATCAATTCATTATCCTTGGTGATGGAAATTTCACCCGTTTCCTCAGAAATTACAATCGTGAGGGCGTCCGTCACCT of Limosilactobacillus oris contains these proteins:
- a CDS encoding YbbR-like domain-containing protein — its product is MNRNNDGIFSRRWVLRLLSLILAIFLFIYVNGSKNGFLRQNTRDSNENSALMSDRTASIRMPLNITVDNDRYVVTGYPQYVKVKVSGPSALVTTTSNTQNFRVYADLNDLAPGEHRVAVKTSGLNSDLHAVTEPRYIKVNIQPRKTINMRVDVRLSNHDLENGYTVGRPRIDTDVVQVTGSREEVNRVSRVIAFVAVPNDAKGTFQRQVTLQAVDKNGQTLNVVIMPKVTGVTIPVSRGNDSASSSDSTSDSRSSNSASTSRGNNQTADSDADSSSYSTND
- the glmM gene encoding phosphoglucosamine mutase, producing the protein MKLKYFGTDGVRGVANKDLSPELAFRVGRAGGYVLTRHSDRKQPQVLVARDTRISGQMLENALVAGLLSVGIEVLRLGVVTTPGVAYLVRAQDADAGVMITASHNPIKYNGIKYFGGDGFKLSDELEYEIEQLLDAPEDTLPRPSDEGLGMVADYHEGALKYTSFLEQTVSTDLSGLKVVVDAANGATSGFVPNLFADMNVDFVPINAQPDGLNTNLHCGSTHPEGLQESVVENQADLGIAFDGDGDRCIAVDAAGNIVDGDKIMYICGKYMDSKGLLKKDTVVTTVMSNLGMYKALEAHGMKSVKTKVGDRYVVEEMLKSGYNLGGEQSGHIIFLDHNTTGDGMLTALQLLSVVKESGKTLAELASDVTTYPQELLNIKVADKGAAMQNDKLRAVIDEVETAMAGNGRVLVRPSGTEPLLRIMAEAPTKELVHQYVEKIGDVARAELEVE